From Nymphaea colorata isolate Beijing-Zhang1983 chromosome 6, ASM883128v2, whole genome shotgun sequence, a single genomic window includes:
- the LOC126410136 gene encoding uncharacterized protein LOC126410136, producing the protein MQSKDIIEAADETIGRWFYDASIPFNAANSYHYQPIADAIASVGRGYKMPSFHKLRGKILNNIVRDVKTYCDELKLSWKATGCSVMADGWTDIKNRTLVNFLVYCPLGTMFLKSVDLSDTPKTADVLFGIFDKVIEEVGPENVVQFITDNAANYKAAGEMLAARYGTFYWSPCAAHCVNLMLQDLGERDDMKLTVHRCQEITKFIYNHAYVLNLMRKFTNGAELIRPAQTRFATNVLTVQGIVKQRTSLRQMFSSDDWAAYPHAYKRKATTVVDTIFDVDFWESCVHLLKICVPLVKVLRLVDSEDRPSIGYLYESMDRAKEAIRDNMKGKKLYMPIWKIIDERWSGQLHRPLHAAAYYLNPAIRYLPTFKKDREVEYGMLDCIDVLVSDSKEQDAIHMSINKYDTASGTMARDTAVRCRTTMRPDLWWERFGPDCPELRKLAIRILSQTCSATGCERNWSVFQHIHSKKRNRLEHKRLNDLVYVRYNMKLRQRQLETTSTRKHHNQYDPIFIDHFDILDSWVEEEPTAILDEDDLDFLNVEGAAEIVEEGEVGSEQWNVGDIPFATEGIEEEVIEENEDDDEE; encoded by the exons atgcaatcaaaggatattattgaagcagcagatgaaaccataggaaggtggttctatgatgcatccattcccttcaatgcagcaaactcttatcattatcagcctatagcagatgcgattgctagtgtagggcgagggtataaaatgccctcttttcataaattgcgaggtaaaattctcaacaatatagttagagatgtgaagacatattgtgatgaactaaaattgagctggaaagctacaggatgcagtgtaatggcagatgggtggacagacatcaagaacagaacattggtaaacttccttgtatattgccctcttggtactatgttcttaaaatctgttgatttgtctgatactcctaagactgctgatgtgttgtttgggatttttgataaagttatagaagaagttgggcctgaaaatgtcgtacaatttatcactgataatgcagcaaattataaagctgcaggtgaaatgttagcagcacgatatgggacattttattggagtccatgtgctgctcactgtgtaaatcttatgcttcaggatcttggtgaaagggatgatatgaagttgacagttcacagatgccaagaaatcacgaagtttatttacaatcatgcttatgtcttgaatttgatgaggaaattcacaaatggggctgaattgattcgacctgcacaaacacggtttgctacaaatgttttgactgtgcagggtatagtcaagcaaagaacttctctcaggcagatgttttcaagtgatgattgggctgcatatccacatgcctataaaagaaaggctacgacagttgtggataccatcttcgatgttgacttttgggaatcatgtgtgcacttattgaagatttgtgtacctctagtgaaagtcctcagattagttgatagtgaagatagaccttctattggatatttatacgagtctatggatagagccaaggaggccattagagataatatgaagggaaaaaagttgtacatgcctatatggaagattatagatgaaaggtggtctggacaacttcatcgcccacttcatgcagcagcatactacctaaatcctgctattagatatcttcccacttttaagaaggacagagaggtcgagtatggcatgttggattgcatTGATGTGTTAGTAAGTGAcagtaaagaacaagacgctatccatatgtcgatcaacaaatatgatacggcttctggtaccatggcgagagacacagcagttcgatgcaggacaactatgcgtccag atttgtggtgggaaaggtttgggcctgattgcccagaattaaggaagcttgcaattagaatcctcagtcaaacatgtagtgcaactggatgtgaaagaaattggagtgtatttcagcacatccatagtaagaagaggaataggctggaacataaaaggttgaatgaccttgtttatgttcgttataatatgaagttgagacaaag gcaactagaaacaacatctacgaggaagcatcacaatcaatatgatcctatcttcattgaccattttgatatattagattcttgggttgaagaagaaccaactgcaatacttgatgaggacgatcttgattttttgaatgttgaaggagcagcagagattgttgaagaaggagaggttgGGTcggagcaatggaatgttggtgacattccatttgcaacagaggggatagaagaagaagttattgaagaaaatgaagatgatgatgaagaatga